Proteins encoded in a region of the Candidatus Nitrosomarinus catalina genome:
- a CDS encoding DnaJ domain-containing protein — protein MNRREALLTLNVNQNSSQEEIKASYRKMALELHPDKNKDKNEDTEFKKITEAYNFLKKNEKDDTIYQEAKQKSGNQRIRPKPQWGAPEDGGIPEQDWGKYTREFEEGDPTFWKEYEKKFWEDYNARVRADGKNGEYEKAREPNKQPDLQVSVDKSLCIGCCSCEIIAPEVFEIDKNSQTNPKSKVINRKGAGVNKIMNAAETCPTKAINVENIITKEKLFPY, from the coding sequence ATGAATCGAAGAGAAGCATTACTAACTTTAAATGTTAATCAGAATTCATCACAGGAAGAAATTAAGGCATCATATAGAAAAATGGCACTAGAGTTACATCCAGATAAAAATAAAGATAAAAACGAAGATACTGAATTTAAAAAAATTACAGAGGCATATAATTTTCTAAAAAAGAATGAAAAAGACGACACAATATACCAAGAAGCAAAACAAAAATCAGGAAATCAACGAATTAGACCAAAACCCCAATGGGGAGCACCAGAAGATGGAGGAATACCAGAACAAGACTGGGGGAAATATACCAGAGAATTTGAAGAAGGGGACCCAACTTTTTGGAAAGAATATGAAAAAAAATTCTGGGAAGATTACAATGCCAGGGTAAGAGCAGATGGCAAAAATGGAGAATATGAAAAAGCCAGAGAGCCAAACAAACAACCAGATCTTCAAGTAAGTGTGGACAAATCGTTATGTATTGGGTGTTGTAGTTGCGAGATTATTGCACCAGAAGTATTTGAAATTGATAAAAATAGCCAAACAAATCCAAAATCAAAAGTGATTAATCGAAAAGGAGCAGGAGTGAATAAAATAATGAATGCAGCTGAAACATGCCCAACAAAAGCAATCAATGTTGAAAATATTATTACAAAAGAAAAATTATTTCCATATTAA
- a CDS encoding cupin domain-containing protein, giving the protein MSIKEDSKISFINGSENVKIKQYFDPKNTSNGINYSLAQFSLEIGQKTKLHKIKSSEIYYILEGSGRLKINSEKFELKKNDSAYVPPNSEQFLENIGSEILRFLCIVEPAWKSEDDKILE; this is encoded by the coding sequence ATGTCCATTAAAGAGGATTCAAAAATTAGTTTCATTAACGGCAGTGAAAATGTAAAAATTAAACAGTATTTTGATCCAAAAAACACATCAAACGGAATTAATTACAGCCTTGCACAATTCTCATTAGAAATAGGACAAAAAACTAAACTTCATAAAATCAAATCATCAGAAATATACTATATTTTAGAAGGCAGTGGTAGATTAAAAATTAACAGTGAAAAATTTGAATTAAAAAAGAATGATTCAGCTTATGTTCCTCCTAATTCAGAACAATTTTTGGAAAACATTGGATCAGAGATATTACGTTTTTTATGCATTGTAGAACCAGCATGGAAGTCAGAAGATGATAAAATCCTAGAATAA
- a CDS encoding cupin domain-containing protein, which translates to MNKSNIKGSNDRRDVNPEWFTGKTWMKVLSEKIKSKDQDIYHVHFEKGSRTKLHFHNGNQVLMAVKGKGSLEIFKKYGTKKSDFKIKKTERISLNEGDIVHIPAKTLHTHGSINKNKEFSHIAINILPKKNSIYKTIWYESDFKNKVTKII; encoded by the coding sequence ATGAATAAATCAAACATTAAAGGATCAAACGATAGAAGAGATGTTAATCCTGAATGGTTCACAGGAAAAACATGGATGAAAGTGCTTTCAGAGAAAATTAAATCAAAGGATCAAGATATCTATCACGTTCATTTTGAAAAAGGCTCAAGAACTAAACTTCATTTTCACAATGGGAATCAAGTACTAATGGCAGTAAAAGGAAAAGGCAGTTTAGAAATTTTTAAAAAATATGGAACAAAAAAATCAGATTTTAAAATAAAAAAAACAGAAAGAATTAGCCTTAATGAAGGAGACATAGTTCACATTCCAGCTAAAACCCTTCACACACATGGTTCAATTAATAAAAATAAAGAATTTTCACACATCGCCATCAACATATTGCCAAAAAAGAATTCAATTTACAAAACAATTTGGTATGAATCAGATTTTAAAAACAAAGTAACAAAAATAATTTAA